Below is a genomic region from Brassica oleracea var. oleracea cultivar TO1000 chromosome C9, BOL, whole genome shotgun sequence.
TAATATGGAAGCACCGAAACAACCCTTCTCTTCGATCGATATCATCGCACCATTTCTATCCCATTTTCAAACCTCAAATCATCCCAAAAGGTAACAAATTAGGGTTCGTCACCGAAAATATGAAGAAGTTAAATTGGCATATATATGATTCTCTTTGTAGGGTGTCGATATCAGATTAGGGCAATACAAGGAGAAAGTGTTGATCGCGGTACACAATCGAAGAACAACGATGAGCCAAAACCAAAACCTGAGAATTGGAAAATCAAAATGCTTTACGATGGGGATTGCCCTCTCTGTATGCGTGAGGTCTACCTAAAAATAAGCATCTATCTCATATGTTCATAACTAAACTTGAAAATACTTCTCTCAAAGCTGAATTGTTCTGTTTCCGTTTTCTTGTCAAAAAGGTTAATATGCTTAAGGAAAGGAATGAGGAATATGGAACGATAAAGTTCGTCGACATCAGTTCCAATGATTATTCCCCGCAAGAGAATCAAGGGCTTGATTACAAAACTGTAAATTGATTTATTTAACCTTCTCTAGTTTGTACCATCCTCTGTTTTTATTGTTCTGGTTCGGATTTGATCGAGATTTTTATCAGGTTATGGGGCAAATCCACGCGATTCAGTCCGAGGGAAATGTGGTAACGGGTGTGGAGGTAGTAAAGCTTAACATCATTGTTTAGACTAAACCCATTTCGTATAGCATATTAATGTTTTTTTTAATTGGCCGTTTGAACGTTTTCAGGCATTTAGGAAACTATATGAATTGGTTGGGCTTGGATGGGTTTACTCTATCACAAAATTTGAACCAGTAAAGCCTCTCTCTTGCAAGTTGGATTTTTCAAGAATCGTTCCTCTTTTATCGTGTCTTGTTCTGCTTTCATGGATAACATATGATTACTCGCAGATAGGGAAGGTAGCTGATGCAGTGTATGATTTCTGGGCTAAGTATCGACTTCAGGTCACAGGTATACGTTATGACGTGAATCATGCTTAAACTTTATTCAAGTTTATTTTGTGCCTTAAAGTTCTATTTCTTTGTTGAATAGGGCGGCCACCTATAGAAGCTATTCTTGAAGCGAGAAAGAAAAATAAGGTAGGGAGAAAGAGAACCTCACAAAGTGCATTCGTTTTATGGCTTTTCTTTCTTAATCTTTACTCAAAAAAAGAAACCGAGGAGATCATTTTTGTTGGCAGGTGGAGACATGTGGTAACAGTAAGGCGTGCAAGACGTGATTTTTCCTACAAATTACATATACCACAGCCAGTTTGTAGTTACATATGCTCTGTTTGCCCGCATTATATAAACTTGAGTGTTTCGATGTATTAGATAAAAAGTACGTTGCGTATATTTCGGACCAGATCTTCCTTTGGAAATAAGAATATTCGAAATCAAAATGGACATAATTCGGTTACTCATCTCCTTTGAGTAAATATATTTGAGTGGCAGCAGTAGTATCTATCAGTGTTCGGAAATTACCTTGGGAAAGAGATACAACGAAGATACAATGCAATGAGGCAAGACCAACCGAGGAGGTT
It encodes:
- the LOC106315840 gene encoding uncharacterized protein At5g50100, mitochondrial, with the translated sequence MATRGAAAAFVIWKHRNNPSLRSISSHHFYPIFKPQIIPKGCRYQIRAIQGESVDRGTQSKNNDEPKPKPENWKIKMLYDGDCPLCMREVNMLKERNEEYGTIKFVDISSNDYSPQENQGLDYKTVMGQIHAIQSEGNVVTGVEAFRKLYELVGLGWVYSITKFEPIGKVADAVYDFWAKYRLQVTGRPPIEAILEARKKNKVETCGNSKACKT